The following proteins are encoded in a genomic region of Anaerolineales bacterium:
- a CDS encoding alpha/beta hydrolase — translation MASIQSRILTFWFRQNKYLANKKYTPPQMRERMEQSQRFFKLHKDVQNEAVQAGSVPAEWSIPNGAPGDAAILYIHGGAWYMGSPRTHRGMVSHLCYASGVNALSIDYRLAPENPFPAGLEDCLTAFEWLQAQGIPARRIVLAGDSAGGNLSLALLVELKAAGKPLPAGAVALSPATDLASQRESYTTRHKVDPVLANLGSTSIVSDYIRDHDPHEPTISPIYADLQGLPPILIHVGENEVLLDDAVGFVARARAAGVEAQVKVWPEMFHVFQIFVPWLPEARQAISEIGEFIRARIRTG, via the coding sequence ATGGCATCCATCCAAAGCAGAATCCTCACCTTCTGGTTCAGGCAGAACAAATACCTGGCCAATAAAAAGTACACCCCGCCGCAGATGCGAGAGCGTATGGAGCAGTCACAGCGCTTCTTTAAGCTGCATAAGGATGTGCAGAATGAAGCGGTGCAAGCCGGTAGCGTGCCTGCTGAGTGGTCAATCCCAAACGGTGCCCCGGGTGATGCCGCCATCTTATACATCCACGGGGGTGCATGGTATATGGGCTCACCGCGCACGCACCGCGGGATGGTCTCGCACCTGTGCTATGCCAGCGGGGTTAATGCCTTATCTATTGATTACCGCCTGGCGCCTGAAAACCCTTTCCCGGCCGGGTTGGAGGACTGCCTGACCGCCTTCGAATGGCTACAAGCCCAAGGAATACCGGCCAGGCGAATAGTACTGGCAGGCGACTCGGCGGGTGGCAACCTGAGCCTGGCGCTGCTGGTGGAGCTTAAGGCGGCTGGTAAACCGTTACCCGCTGGAGCAGTGGCGCTATCTCCAGCGACTGACCTGGCTTCCCAGAGAGAATCGTACACTACGCGCCACAAGGTTGACCCGGTGCTGGCTAACCTCGGCTCCACCTCGATCGTCAGCGATTACATTCGCGATCATGACCCGCATGAGCCTACGATTTCACCGATCTATGCTGACCTGCAAGGTTTGCCGCCGATCCTGATCCACGTCGGAGAGAATGAAGTACTGCTGGACGATGCAGTTGGATTCGTTGCGCGGGCAAGGGCAGCTGGGGTTGAGGCTCAGGTGAAGGTATGGCCGGAGATGTTCCATGTTTTCCAGATATTCGTGCCATGGCTGCCCGAGGCACGCCAGGCGATCAGCGAGATTGGTGAATTTATCCGAGCCCGAATAAGGACAGGGTAA
- a CDS encoding NAD(P)-dependent alcohol dehydrogenase yields the protein MKAVIYEKYGPPEVLKLTQLDKPVPKANEVLVKIHATSVTAGDWRMRKPDPMAARLFNGLFKPRKIKILGFELAGEIEAIGREVKRFKPGDQVFAFTGFGFGAYAEYKCLPEGGAPEKVGLIELKPANLTFLQAAALPCGAMTALGFLTKAHIQPGQKVLVYGASGSVGTYALQLASEFGGEVTGVCSASNIELVRSLGAIHVFDYTRADFSLGVAAYDMIFDAVGKLNPSKYKPALKEGGKYFSVTGSIRLKNDDLATLKEMVEAGKITPVIDRVYPIEQIVEAHHYVEMGHKKGNVVISILG from the coding sequence ATGAAAGCTGTCATTTACGAAAAATACGGTCCACCCGAGGTCCTAAAGCTCACCCAGCTTGACAAGCCTGTTCCCAAGGCAAACGAAGTGCTGGTGAAGATCCATGCCACCAGCGTGACTGCGGGTGATTGGCGCATGCGTAAACCTGATCCAATGGCTGCCAGGCTATTTAATGGCCTTTTTAAACCTCGTAAAATCAAGATTCTCGGATTCGAACTGGCTGGTGAAATCGAGGCGATCGGTCGCGAGGTAAAACGATTCAAGCCTGGTGACCAGGTATTTGCATTTACCGGTTTTGGTTTTGGTGCTTACGCAGAGTATAAATGCCTACCCGAAGGAGGTGCTCCTGAAAAAGTTGGCTTGATCGAGTTGAAACCAGCCAACCTGACATTTTTACAGGCTGCTGCCTTGCCGTGCGGGGCGATGACTGCCCTCGGATTTCTTACCAAGGCCCATATCCAGCCTGGCCAAAAGGTGCTGGTTTATGGCGCATCTGGCAGCGTGGGCACCTATGCCCTCCAGCTTGCCAGTGAATTCGGCGGGGAGGTTACCGGTGTTTGTAGCGCCTCCAATATCGAGCTAGTGAGGTCGTTAGGTGCCATTCATGTATTCGATTACACCCGCGCTGATTTTTCGTTAGGTGTGGCGGCCTATGACATGATCTTCGATGCGGTCGGCAAGTTGAACCCATCAAAATACAAGCCTGCCTTGAAGGAAGGTGGGAAGTACTTTTCTGTAACTGGCTCGATACGCTTGAAAAATGATGATCTTGCCACCCTCAAAGAGATGGTTGAAGCGGGTAAGATCACGCCGGTCATCGACCGGGTTTACCCGATCGAACAGATTGTGGAAGCCCATCATTATGTCGAAATGGGCCACAAAAAGGGGAATGTTGTCATTTCCATTCTTGGCTAA
- a CDS encoding acetyl-CoA acetyltransferase gives MRDVAIVGVGMIPFGRRDEDTLMDMLAYAALKALDDAGLGDKSVDAVYVANMGGGILQHQTSIASSLVDRLSLLPAAAETIENGPASGASAIKNGLLAVASGYYDTVLVVGGEKMREVTGWRATDFVATMTHPQAEYPYGITLPGMAGMFTRLYMRKYGVTREDLLAVSLKNQEMGTLNPYAHVEMALDRAGIFDSPHAVVNNPTSADPLHLYDLCPVSDGAAAVVLCPLEMAKKFTKTPVVIAGFGQATDTHTLAERDDPTDLKAVSLAAQQAFAMAKIKPADVHVAELHDAFTILEIAESEHIGFFKKGEGGKAAQTGKTRLGGQIPINLSGGLKARGHPVGATGVAQVVDIVWQLRHELPQNRQVQGAEIGLTVNFGGFGNNVLCFILRRVQP, from the coding sequence ATGAGAGACGTAGCGATCGTTGGCGTCGGCATGATTCCCTTTGGCCGGCGTGACGAAGACACCCTGATGGATATGCTGGCATACGCGGCGTTAAAAGCGCTGGACGATGCCGGACTGGGAGATAAATCGGTCGATGCTGTGTATGTGGCGAACATGGGTGGGGGCATTTTACAGCATCAAACCTCCATCGCCAGCTCGCTGGTGGACCGGCTCAGCTTGCTGCCCGCCGCGGCTGAGACCATTGAGAATGGACCCGCCTCAGGAGCCTCGGCGATTAAAAACGGCCTGCTGGCGGTTGCATCAGGCTACTACGACACCGTGCTGGTGGTGGGTGGCGAGAAGATGCGCGAGGTGACCGGCTGGCGCGCCACCGATTTTGTGGCCACCATGACCCACCCGCAGGCGGAATACCCTTACGGCATCACCCTGCCTGGCATGGCGGGCATGTTTACCCGCTTATACATGAGAAAGTATGGAGTAACCCGTGAGGACCTGCTGGCGGTCTCCTTGAAGAACCAGGAGATGGGCACGCTCAATCCTTATGCACATGTCGAGATGGCGCTTGACCGGGCCGGGATTTTCGATAGCCCGCACGCCGTGGTCAATAACCCCACTTCAGCCGACCCGCTGCACCTGTATGACCTGTGCCCCGTCAGTGATGGGGCCGCCGCAGTAGTACTGTGCCCGCTGGAGATGGCTAAAAAATTCACCAAGACGCCGGTGGTCATTGCCGGCTTCGGCCAGGCCACCGACACGCACACACTGGCGGAACGCGACGATCCAACGGATTTGAAAGCGGTCAGCCTGGCAGCCCAGCAGGCATTCGCCATGGCAAAGATCAAGCCAGCGGATGTGCACGTGGCTGAGCTGCATGATGCCTTCACCATCCTGGAGATCGCCGAGAGTGAGCACATTGGCTTCTTCAAGAAGGGCGAAGGCGGTAAAGCTGCCCAGACGGGGAAAACACGCCTGGGTGGGCAAATACCGATCAACCTATCAGGCGGGCTGAAAGCGCGTGGTCACCCGGTGGGCGCCACCGGTGTAGCCCAGGTGGTGGATATCGTCTGGCAGCTGCGGCATGAGCTACCCCAGAACCGGCAAGTGCAAGGCGCAGAGATCGGGCTGACGGTTAATTTTGGGGGTTTCGGCAACAACGTATTATGCTTTATCCTCAGGAGGGTGCAGCCATGA
- a CDS encoding cyclase, with translation MKFIDLTVPLGVATPPWPTYEPLQIKYFKRLAPNGANGQLLTHSNHLGTHLDGEIHFHTPGKDIASLDLDFLVHEAAVVDLSDACGDYDVYTSQMVEERVEVREGDILIIHTGYHHFGWDSPNADEIRYMVKHPGPDREFAVWAKQKKLRWIGVDCGSADHPMNTIIRDWMPRQARQADKVFRKKYGMPLADFFDDTKYQLMHLEMFPYGIIHAECLGGEIDLLINGRVTIGMFPWRFVDGESCISRCVAMVDDAEYEKLMTKKAGMQKTKFGDAYDPAHLERINKLSSKNME, from the coding sequence ATGAAATTTATCGACCTGACTGTCCCTCTGGGGGTTGCCACCCCACCCTGGCCCACGTACGAGCCGCTGCAGATCAAGTATTTCAAACGCCTGGCGCCGAATGGAGCTAACGGGCAGCTGCTGACCCATTCCAACCACCTGGGCACCCACCTGGATGGCGAAATCCACTTCCATACCCCCGGCAAAGACATCGCTTCATTGGATCTGGATTTCCTCGTCCATGAAGCGGCGGTGGTTGACCTGAGCGATGCTTGCGGGGATTACGACGTCTACACCAGCCAAATGGTGGAGGAGCGCGTCGAGGTGCGGGAGGGAGATATCCTCATCATCCACACCGGCTACCATCACTTCGGATGGGATTCGCCCAATGCCGACGAAATTCGCTACATGGTCAAACACCCCGGCCCCGACCGGGAATTTGCGGTGTGGGCTAAGCAGAAGAAACTGCGCTGGATCGGTGTAGACTGCGGCAGTGCCGACCACCCGATGAACACCATCATCCGCGACTGGATGCCCCGGCAGGCCCGCCAGGCCGATAAAGTGTTCCGGAAGAAGTATGGCATGCCGCTGGCTGACTTCTTTGACGACACTAAATACCAGCTTATGCACCTGGAGATGTTCCCATACGGCATCATCCATGCCGAGTGCCTGGGGGGTGAGATAGACCTGCTAATCAACGGTCGGGTGACCATCGGGATGTTCCCATGGCGCTTCGTGGATGGCGAGTCGTGTATCTCGCGCTGCGTGGCGATGGTGGATGATGCCGAATATGAGAAACTCATGACCAAGAAAGCCGGTATGCAGAAAACGAAGTTTGGGGATGCCTATGACCCGGCTCACCTCGAGCGCATCAACAAGCTGAGCAGCAAAAATATGGAATAA
- a CDS encoding FdrA family protein: MKMVVRTLIKPAEYHDSVSLMLAARELTNFEGVHDAAVVMATQANLSILAEAGLLSEEAETSSPDDLLIAVKCESDALAIAALAKAEALLKKKTGGGEGSEYTPKTMRSALAANPGVNLAVISVAGRFAADEAWEALHHGLHVLLFSDNVSLEDEIALKTYARQHGLLLMGPGAGTAILNHVALGFANVLPEGPVGIISAAGTGLQEVSCLLARQGVGITQGIGTGGRDLRKEVGGIMMLESVKALQQDPATRVLVLVSKPPDPAVANSILSQVVQSKKPSMICFLGGDDADRTKIPHITYAHTLQECALYAARAVKPELGEVKEYLAKDATQLAHQAGELRKQLSPKQRYLRGLFSGGTLCYEAQVIWKDMRINPVYSNAPLPGGLTLADSTRSQGHTAIDLGEEEFTVGRPHPMIDNDLRIRRLLQEASDPQTALILLDVVLGYGAHPDPAGELSRAVSAARELAHKEGRELAVAASVTGTEADPQCLSRSTSVLTQAGVMVCESNAQAARLAGMIIADRG, from the coding sequence ATGAAAATGGTCGTTCGAACCCTGATCAAACCTGCTGAATATCATGACTCGGTCAGCCTGATGCTGGCAGCGCGTGAGCTTACGAATTTTGAAGGCGTGCACGACGCGGCCGTGGTGATGGCCACCCAGGCGAACCTGTCCATCCTGGCGGAGGCCGGGCTGCTCAGCGAGGAAGCGGAAACCTCCAGCCCAGATGACCTGCTGATCGCAGTCAAGTGTGAGAGTGATGCGCTGGCTATCGCCGCCCTCGCCAAAGCCGAAGCATTGTTGAAGAAAAAAACCGGGGGTGGAGAAGGTAGCGAATACACTCCGAAGACCATGCGGAGCGCCCTGGCTGCAAACCCGGGCGTGAACCTGGCAGTCATCTCGGTGGCGGGACGGTTTGCCGCGGATGAAGCCTGGGAAGCTTTACACCACGGCTTGCATGTGCTGCTATTCAGCGATAATGTTTCGTTGGAAGATGAGATCGCCCTCAAGACCTATGCGCGCCAGCACGGCCTGCTCTTGATGGGGCCAGGGGCCGGGACGGCCATCCTGAACCACGTGGCGCTGGGATTCGCCAACGTGCTGCCGGAAGGGCCGGTGGGAATCATCTCGGCCGCGGGGACTGGCTTGCAGGAAGTGAGCTGCCTGCTAGCCCGGCAGGGTGTGGGCATCACCCAGGGTATCGGGACGGGCGGGCGTGACCTGCGCAAAGAAGTGGGGGGGATCATGATGCTGGAAAGCGTGAAAGCGCTCCAACAGGACCCTGCCACCCGGGTGCTTGTGCTGGTCAGCAAGCCGCCTGACCCGGCGGTGGCAAATTCGATCCTGAGCCAGGTGGTTCAGAGCAAAAAACCCAGCATGATCTGTTTCCTGGGAGGCGATGATGCGGATCGGACTAAAATCCCACACATAACCTATGCACACACCCTGCAGGAATGTGCGCTATACGCAGCACGGGCAGTGAAGCCTGAGCTTGGGGAAGTGAAAGAATACCTGGCTAAAGATGCCACCCAACTGGCACACCAGGCAGGCGAGCTCAGGAAGCAGCTAAGCCCCAAGCAGCGTTACCTGCGGGGGCTATTCTCGGGAGGCACCCTGTGCTACGAGGCGCAGGTGATCTGGAAGGATATGCGCATCAATCCGGTGTACTCGAATGCCCCGCTACCGGGCGGGTTAACGCTGGCAGATTCCACTCGCAGCCAGGGGCATACGGCAATCGACCTGGGCGAGGAGGAATTCACCGTCGGGAGGCCGCACCCGATGATCGATAACGACCTGCGCATCCGTCGCCTGCTGCAGGAAGCGAGCGACCCACAGACCGCACTGATCCTACTCGATGTAGTCCTGGGCTATGGGGCACATCCTGACCCTGCCGGTGAGCTATCCAGGGCGGTTAGCGCGGCGCGGGAATTGGCACATAAGGAAGGTCGCGAGCTCGCGGTAGCGGCCTCGGTGACTGGCACGGAGGCTGACCCACAATGCCTGAGCCGATCCACATCTGTGCTAACCCAGGCGGGGGTGATGGTGTGCGAGAGCAACGCGCAGGCAGCCAGGCTGGCGGGTATGATCATCGCAGATCGAGGATAA
- a CDS encoding dehydrogenase, whose amino-acid sequence MAKGNSEHTHPIGESTKRVDAPDKVTGAALYADDIQFGNALLHARVKRSPHPHALIKRINIEKARALPGVKAVVTGEDFPGHIGLYLQDRYIFCRDRVRYVGDPVAGVAATRVEIAEAALDLIEVEYEVLPPVLDPEFGASPTAPIIHPELGQYVVANFIMPVAGTNISNHFKIRKGNMTEAWGQCAAIIERKYRIPHIQHVPLEPHVAIAKVDASGEVTLWDSSQSPFAQRDLIAQTLGINQSSMRVVAPVVGGGFGGKAGVSMESLAVAIATKVRGHPVKLLLTREEEFYTAFVRQGLISYFKIGCDASGKILAMENTFYWDGGAYTEYGVNITRAAGYSCTGPYEVPNVKTDSYCVYTNHPVGGPMRGFGMPEMHAGLEQCIDDLAYQIRMDPVELRRRNCLTEHSILATGGKMHPTGLAECLEKAAQAIGWGKVAPPSSPNKRRGKGLALMWKAPAMPPNAGSSAWIELSEDGMITLGIGCQDIGQGAFTVAAQMAAAAFGVPFESVRLATPVDTRYSPYEWQTVASRITWSTGNAIINAANDARTQVLELVANAWEENIDDLDIIDGSVVSFKTEKEISLKKLVVYGLPKPDGSGWLGGPIIGRGSFMPTYVTGLDPETGQGEQAVVHFTTGAQAIELEVDLDSGKIEILKGVAAFDVGKAINPEMVKAQMEGGLVQGISSALFEQLQLKGGVVQNASFVDYRIATTADAPLKMQSIIVEVPQADGPWGARGIGEHSMVPTVPAIANAIYDAIGIRFDGPPFTAEKVYLAMLDAGIVKE is encoded by the coding sequence ATGGCAAAGGGCAACAGCGAACATACCCATCCAATCGGTGAAAGCACAAAACGGGTCGATGCACCGGATAAGGTGACCGGCGCGGCACTCTATGCAGATGATATCCAGTTTGGCAACGCCCTGCTCCACGCCCGCGTCAAACGCAGCCCCCACCCACACGCCCTGATCAAGCGGATCAATATTGAGAAAGCACGCGCCCTGCCAGGCGTGAAAGCCGTCGTTACCGGGGAGGATTTTCCTGGTCACATCGGCCTGTACCTGCAGGACCGCTACATCTTCTGCCGCGACCGCGTGCGCTACGTGGGTGACCCCGTTGCCGGCGTAGCGGCAACGCGGGTTGAGATCGCCGAGGCAGCCCTGGACCTCATCGAGGTGGAATATGAAGTGCTGCCGCCAGTGCTGGACCCCGAATTTGGGGCCAGCCCAACCGCCCCGATTATCCACCCGGAGCTCGGTCAATATGTGGTGGCGAATTTCATCATGCCGGTAGCGGGCACGAACATCTCAAACCATTTCAAGATCCGCAAAGGAAACATGACCGAAGCATGGGGGCAGTGTGCGGCCATCATCGAGCGCAAATACCGCATCCCGCACATTCAGCACGTACCGCTCGAGCCGCATGTGGCCATCGCAAAAGTGGATGCCTCGGGTGAGGTGACCCTGTGGGACAGCTCGCAGTCACCCTTCGCCCAGCGCGACCTGATCGCCCAAACATTGGGGATCAACCAGAGCAGCATGCGGGTGGTGGCTCCGGTGGTGGGAGGTGGTTTCGGTGGTAAGGCCGGCGTGAGCATGGAATCGCTGGCAGTGGCCATCGCCACCAAGGTGAGGGGCCACCCGGTGAAGCTACTCCTGACGCGTGAGGAGGAGTTCTATACCGCCTTCGTACGCCAGGGCCTGATCTCTTATTTCAAGATCGGCTGCGATGCGAGCGGTAAGATCCTCGCCATGGAGAACACCTTCTATTGGGACGGCGGTGCCTATACCGAATATGGGGTGAATATCACGCGTGCGGCGGGTTACAGCTGCACCGGGCCGTACGAAGTGCCTAATGTGAAAACCGACAGCTACTGTGTGTACACCAACCACCCGGTGGGCGGCCCGATGCGCGGCTTCGGCATGCCCGAGATGCACGCCGGGTTGGAGCAGTGCATCGATGACCTGGCGTACCAGATCAGGATGGATCCGGTCGAGCTGCGGCGCAGGAACTGCCTGACGGAGCACAGCATATTAGCGACAGGCGGGAAAATGCACCCAACTGGCCTGGCGGAGTGCCTTGAGAAAGCGGCCCAGGCGATCGGGTGGGGGAAGGTAGCCCCACCCAGCAGCCCGAACAAGCGCCGCGGTAAAGGCCTGGCCTTGATGTGGAAGGCACCTGCCATGCCCCCCAATGCCGGATCAAGCGCCTGGATCGAGTTATCGGAGGACGGGATGATCACGCTGGGGATCGGCTGCCAGGATATTGGGCAGGGCGCCTTCACCGTGGCGGCCCAAATGGCAGCCGCGGCCTTCGGGGTGCCCTTCGAAAGCGTCAGGCTGGCAACCCCGGTTGACACGCGCTACAGCCCCTACGAATGGCAGACCGTTGCCAGCCGCATCACCTGGAGCACCGGCAATGCGATCATCAATGCGGCGAACGATGCTCGAACACAGGTGCTGGAACTGGTGGCCAACGCTTGGGAAGAAAATATCGATGACCTGGATATCATCGACGGAAGCGTGGTCTCGTTCAAGACCGAAAAAGAAATCTCACTGAAAAAGCTCGTTGTATACGGTCTGCCCAAACCGGACGGCTCGGGCTGGCTGGGGGGTCCGATCATCGGACGGGGCAGCTTCATGCCTACGTATGTCACTGGCCTGGACCCCGAAACCGGGCAGGGCGAGCAAGCTGTGGTGCACTTCACCACTGGTGCCCAGGCGATCGAGCTCGAAGTGGACCTGGATAGCGGGAAGATCGAGATCCTCAAGGGTGTGGCAGCCTTTGACGTCGGCAAGGCGATCAACCCCGAGATGGTGAAAGCGCAGATGGAGGGCGGGCTGGTGCAGGGGATCAGCTCGGCATTATTCGAACAGCTGCAATTAAAAGGCGGCGTGGTGCAAAATGCCAGTTTTGTGGATTACCGGATTGCCACGACCGCCGATGCCCCACTGAAAATGCAATCCATCATCGTCGAGGTGCCCCAGGCGGATGGGCCGTGGGGGGCGCGCGGCATCGGCGAACACTCGATGGTGCCAACCGTGCCGGCCATCGCCAACGCCATCTACGATGCCATCGGCATTAGATTTGATGGCCCACCCTTCACTGCCGAAAAAGTCTATCTGGCCATGCTGGATGCCGGAATCGTGAAGGAATGA
- a CDS encoding (2Fe-2S)-binding protein, which produces MNYHKISLTVNGSQEDVIVPSNMTLMRMLRETLALTGTKNGCSAGECGACTVLMNGEPINSCMVLAVECDGATLLTVEGLAQDGHLAPIQAALIEAGGVQCGFCTPGVLISAVALLRRNPDPDEAEIREALVGNLCRCTGYERIIESVKVAAKKQAALAFTTA; this is translated from the coding sequence ATGAATTATCACAAGATAAGCTTAACCGTCAACGGCAGCCAGGAAGATGTCATCGTTCCGTCCAACATGACCCTGATGCGCATGCTGCGTGAGACCCTGGCACTCACGGGCACGAAGAATGGCTGCTCAGCAGGCGAGTGCGGGGCTTGCACGGTGCTGATGAACGGGGAACCTATCAACAGCTGCATGGTGCTGGCAGTGGAATGTGACGGCGCGACGCTGCTGACCGTGGAGGGGTTGGCACAGGATGGTCACCTGGCACCCATCCAAGCAGCCTTGATCGAGGCGGGCGGCGTGCAGTGTGGGTTCTGTACACCCGGCGTACTGATCTCCGCCGTAGCACTGCTTAGGCGCAACCCTGACCCGGATGAAGCTGAGATTCGTGAAGCACTGGTCGGGAATTTATGCCGCTGCACTGGCTACGAGAGGATCATCGAATCCGTGAAGGTAGCTGCTAAAAAGCAGGCGGCATTGGCGTTTACTACCGCTTGA
- a CDS encoding dehydrogenase encodes MSLDSHPTLPEFDYISPTTLLEASQFLAQHAEQARPFLGGTDVLVRMRDGFLKPRFLVDVKNLPGMRELAFNPAQGLTIGSAVTMNQLIASPAVQKHYPLLAEACQSVASYQLRNRATVAGNICNASPAGDTLGACLALDARLQIYGLHGKRFEALSSFFLGPGKTSLAHGDLVTAIHLPPPKKGAVGRYLKLGRNKLSDLAIVAVTVLGWPEVELPSSMRIRVALSSVAPTPLLLLNVENYLAERTITSTSVLEAAAMAAEACAPIDDIRSSARYRKGMVKNLTIRALHEVLEKLGKPAL; translated from the coding sequence ATGAGCCTCGATTCTCACCCAACGCTGCCCGAATTTGATTACATCAGCCCAACCACCCTGCTGGAAGCCAGCCAGTTTTTAGCCCAGCATGCCGAGCAGGCCCGACCCTTCCTGGGGGGTACGGATGTGCTCGTGCGTATGCGGGACGGTTTCCTGAAGCCCAGGTTCCTCGTAGATGTAAAGAACCTGCCCGGGATGCGAGAACTGGCCTTCAATCCTGCGCAAGGCCTGACGATCGGGTCAGCAGTGACAATGAACCAGCTGATCGCCTCCCCGGCAGTGCAGAAGCACTACCCACTCCTGGCGGAGGCCTGCCAATCGGTAGCGAGCTACCAGCTGCGCAACCGGGCGACCGTGGCAGGCAATATCTGTAATGCTTCCCCGGCGGGAGACACGCTCGGAGCCTGCCTGGCTTTGGATGCCAGGCTGCAGATCTACGGCCTCCATGGCAAACGCTTTGAAGCCCTCAGCTCATTCTTCCTGGGGCCGGGCAAGACCTCCCTTGCCCATGGAGACCTGGTTACGGCAATCCACCTGCCGCCGCCCAAAAAGGGAGCGGTGGGCAGGTATCTCAAGCTGGGGCGTAACAAGCTCAGCGACCTGGCCATCGTCGCTGTGACCGTGCTGGGCTGGCCGGAGGTTGAGCTCCCTTCGAGCATGCGCATACGGGTAGCCCTCTCCTCCGTCGCCCCAACACCTCTCCTGTTATTAAACGTTGAAAACTACCTGGCTGAGCGAACCATCACGAGCACATCGGTGCTGGAAGCCGCTGCAATGGCAGCTGAGGCATGCGCACCGATTGACGATATACGCAGCAGCGCCCGCTATCGCAAAGGGATGGTCAAAAATTTGACCATCAGAGCGTTGCACGAAGTATTAGAAAAGCTCGGCAAACCAGCACTGTAA